A window from Terriglobales bacterium encodes these proteins:
- a CDS encoding response regulator transcription factor — protein sequence MAARIVIADDHEIVLEGIRTLIARAGRDWAICGEARNGRDAVEMVKTLKPDIAVLDITMPVMSGLEAAGQITSLGLPTRTLIFTMHESERLPTDVRASGAHGYVHKSQAARDLIRAIDCLLAGDTFFGALPEKSKKENEEPNPGSLFCMGLAFAC from the coding sequence ATGGCTGCAAGAATCGTAATCGCCGACGATCACGAAATCGTTCTCGAAGGCATCCGTACGCTCATCGCCCGGGCTGGGCGAGACTGGGCAATCTGCGGTGAAGCAAGAAATGGCAGAGACGCCGTGGAGATGGTCAAGACCCTCAAGCCCGATATCGCTGTCCTCGACATCACCATGCCGGTGATGAGTGGTTTGGAAGCAGCAGGTCAAATCACCAGTTTGGGCTTACCCACTCGGACGCTGATTTTCACCATGCACGAGTCCGAGCGCCTGCCCACTGACGTTCGTGCCTCTGGTGCGCATGGCTACGTTCACAAATCTCAGGCCGCTCGAGATCTGATTCGAGCTATCGATTGCCTGCTGGCGGGAGATACTTTTTTCGGAGCTCTTCCCGAGAAGTCCAAAAAAGAAAACGAGGAGCCCAATCCCGGATCGCTTTTTTGTATGGGACTGGCGTTCGCTTGCTGA
- a CDS encoding PAS domain S-box protein, producing MVPRAKARVVFVVALALLCLCGLASYFAFSYFRESASLVIHTYNVRDALSDLQNDINTAGRARMAYLMSGDDSQFAEYRTAAAQVPGALQRLQELTKDNPVQVANCNQYQALTSERLRIWDDSLAQKQKGAPMNLSEVLRQNIEFATRNADISSAIRNEEARLLTIRKQTARRLFLIAGAIVITSFIVAVSLLYLHYQLLRGELQARERAEQAALEAYSREAALRQQEERFRLFIQSVKDYAIFTLDREGRVSSWNEGAERLKGYPAAGIIGKHFSIFHPEEDLQSQKPQRELEIASREGRAEDEGWRVRKDGSRFWANVVITAIRDANGEVIGFSKVTRDFTERMHAQEALQRANDDLATEVKERKLAQSKLAISENSLRRLSHHLLLSQDEERKRIGRELHDSLGQYLAMLKMNLDSLEGVLASDPGSGVHQQIAHCIRLAEESIREVRTISYLLYPPMLEELGLKSAIPWYLEGFSKRSKIQVTFEADPDFVRLPREVELALFRILQESLSNVHRHSGSSTASVRLSMAQGMAVLEILDKGRGIPAGLLQGSDETNLGLGLRGMKERMQQLGGNLEIISTEEGTTVVAAAPAKEPVSSLTQSA from the coding sequence ATGGTTCCGCGCGCAAAAGCCCGCGTTGTGTTCGTTGTGGCGCTGGCACTCCTTTGTTTGTGCGGGCTTGCCTCGTATTTTGCCTTCTCCTACTTCCGCGAGAGCGCGAGTCTAGTAATTCACACCTACAACGTGCGTGATGCCTTAAGCGATCTGCAGAATGACATCAACACTGCGGGACGGGCGCGAATGGCTTATTTGATGAGTGGCGACGATTCACAATTCGCCGAATACAGGACCGCCGCCGCCCAGGTCCCCGGCGCACTACAGCGCTTGCAGGAGCTCACAAAAGATAATCCTGTTCAGGTTGCGAACTGCAACCAATATCAGGCTCTGACCAGCGAGCGGCTCCGCATTTGGGATGATTCCCTGGCACAAAAACAAAAGGGCGCGCCGATGAATCTCTCGGAGGTGCTCCGTCAGAACATTGAGTTTGCCACACGCAACGCTGATATCAGCTCGGCTATCAGGAACGAGGAAGCTCGTCTTCTGACGATTAGGAAACAAACTGCTCGTCGCTTGTTTCTAATTGCCGGCGCCATTGTGATCACCAGCTTCATCGTGGCCGTCTCGTTGCTCTATCTTCACTACCAGTTACTGAGGGGTGAACTGCAGGCCCGGGAGCGAGCTGAGCAGGCCGCACTGGAGGCGTACAGCCGTGAAGCCGCGCTTCGCCAGCAGGAAGAACGATTCCGCCTGTTCATCCAGTCAGTCAAGGACTACGCCATTTTTACCCTGGATCGCGAAGGCCGAGTTAGCAGTTGGAATGAAGGAGCAGAACGACTGAAAGGCTATCCCGCTGCAGGCATCATTGGAAAGCACTTCTCCATCTTTCATCCCGAAGAAGACTTGCAAAGCCAGAAACCACAACGCGAGCTGGAAATTGCAAGCAGAGAAGGCCGTGCGGAAGATGAAGGATGGCGCGTTCGCAAGGATGGTTCTCGGTTTTGGGCCAATGTGGTCATCACCGCTATTCGAGATGCCAATGGCGAGGTGATTGGATTTTCGAAAGTCACACGTGACTTCACCGAGAGAATGCATGCTCAAGAAGCGCTCCAACGCGCCAATGACGATCTGGCCACTGAAGTCAAGGAGAGAAAGTTGGCCCAAAGCAAGCTGGCCATTTCGGAAAATTCCCTCCGTCGACTCTCCCATCACCTTTTGCTCAGCCAGGATGAGGAACGCAAACGCATCGGCAGAGAACTCCATGACAGCCTCGGACAGTACCTGGCGATGCTGAAAATGAATCTGGATTCCCTGGAAGGCGTGCTGGCTTCCGATCCTGGCAGCGGAGTCCACCAGCAAATCGCCCATTGCATCCGCCTGGCCGAAGAGTCAATTCGCGAAGTGCGGACCATCTCCTATCTCTTATATCCTCCCATGCTGGAAGAATTGGGCCTGAAGTCGGCGATTCCCTGGTACCTGGAAGGCTTTTCCAAGCGCAGCAAGATTCAGGTCACATTTGAAGCCGATCCCGATTTCGTTCGCCTCCCCCGGGAAGTCGAGCTGGCTTTGTTCCGGATACTTCAGGAGAGCCTCAGTAACGTGCACCGCCATTCCGGAAGTTCGACAGCCAGTGTCCGCCTGTCGATGGCCCAAGGAATGGCAGTTTTGGAAATCCTGGACAAAGGCAGGGGAATCCCGGCTGGCCTTCTGCAGGGTTCCGACGAAACCAACTTAGGTCTTGGATTGCGCGGCATGAAGGAGCGCATGCAACAGCTTGGCGGGAACTTGGAAATTATCTCAACTGAAGAGGGCACAACCGTAGTTGCCGCCGCTCCTGCGAAGGAGCCGGTCTCAAGCTTAACCCAGTCAGCGTAG
- a CDS encoding TonB-dependent receptor, with product MASLLISAGIRRVRAAVFLCFLGTGVLGLAQEPADGDLTNLSIEELAHVKISSASRYLEDARKAPSAVTVITADEIARYGWRTLAEVLRSARGFYTAYDRHYTYLGLQGFLQTGDYNARILLLINGHRVNENLYDSALLGTEFPLDLDLIDRIEIVRGPGSSLYGTNAVLGVVNVITRQASGPATVEVSGETLSYLGRAGRLTGTLQKGRLSGVMSGSLFESAGHSKLFYPEFAAPETNNGWAEDVDGDRYAQGFADIQYGNLRVQGLYSSRLKVIPTGSYGSNFNDPDDRTTNTRGYVDATYSWKLAANTDLHLRGYYDTYRLWGTFAYGGADPATRSLLISEAAADWGGLEIVLEHRLGRHRLVAGASSEYNFRIDQKYYYPGQPTFLSDHANPWLMAPFGEMELNLTPKLTVNAGGRMDWYSTFGTALSPRFALMYFPNSRTSLKYIYSQAFRAPDAYDIYFSNNLDPTKPSQTLTPEDIHSHMVVFERGLTSWLGVTVDGFHNRLDQVIENQPDASGNPDYVNAGIDRGKGVELEVDAKRASGWAARASYTLADTQDGVSKTVSENSPRQLAKLHAAIPVYGRAFAGLELLYTDAQQNYQGVRIASSLLTNVTVSTKPLWGGWKFSASCYNAFDRRWATPTGPEVIQSAVPQDGRSYRFKVTYTRRIERERSKH from the coding sequence ATGGCGAGCCTTCTCATCAGCGCTGGAATACGGCGGGTCCGAGCTGCCGTCTTTCTATGTTTTCTCGGCACCGGGGTGCTCGGTCTGGCGCAAGAGCCGGCGGACGGCGATCTCACTAACCTTTCCATCGAAGAGCTGGCGCACGTAAAAATCTCCAGCGCGTCGCGGTATCTGGAGGATGCGCGAAAAGCTCCTTCCGCCGTGACCGTAATCACGGCGGATGAAATTGCGCGCTATGGCTGGCGCACGCTGGCGGAGGTGCTGCGCAGCGCGCGCGGATTCTATACCGCCTACGATCGCCACTATACGTACCTTGGCCTCCAAGGGTTCCTGCAAACCGGCGACTACAATGCGCGCATTCTATTGCTCATCAATGGTCACCGAGTTAACGAGAATCTTTACGACAGCGCGCTGCTGGGCACGGAGTTTCCGCTGGATCTCGACCTCATCGACCGGATCGAAATCGTGCGTGGACCCGGTTCTTCACTCTACGGAACGAATGCAGTCCTGGGAGTGGTGAACGTGATTACGCGCCAGGCGAGCGGACCAGCGACGGTGGAGGTGAGCGGCGAGACGCTGTCGTACCTGGGACGGGCGGGGCGCCTTACGGGGACTTTGCAGAAGGGACGGCTGTCGGGCGTGATGTCGGGCAGCCTTTTTGAAAGCGCGGGTCATTCCAAGCTCTTCTACCCTGAGTTTGCAGCGCCGGAAACCAACAATGGCTGGGCAGAAGATGTGGATGGCGATCGCTACGCTCAGGGCTTTGCCGATATCCAATACGGGAACCTCCGCGTGCAGGGTCTGTACTCGAGTCGTCTCAAAGTTATTCCGACGGGTTCTTACGGGTCGAACTTTAATGATCCCGACGATCGCACCACCAACACGCGGGGCTATGTCGATGCGACCTACAGCTGGAAACTTGCTGCAAACACGGACCTCCATCTGCGTGGCTACTACGACACATACCGACTCTGGGGGACCTTTGCCTATGGAGGAGCGGATCCAGCGACCCGAAGCCTACTAATCAGTGAGGCCGCGGCGGATTGGGGCGGGCTGGAAATTGTGCTGGAGCACAGGCTGGGGAGGCATCGGCTGGTGGCAGGTGCCAGCTCAGAGTACAACTTTCGGATTGACCAAAAATACTATTATCCGGGACAACCGACCTTCCTCAGTGACCATGCGAATCCCTGGCTGATGGCCCCCTTTGGAGAAATGGAGCTGAATCTTACGCCGAAGCTGACGGTGAATGCCGGCGGGCGAATGGATTGGTACAGCACATTCGGGACAGCGTTGAGTCCGCGCTTCGCGCTGATGTATTTTCCGAATTCGCGGACTTCCCTGAAGTACATCTACAGCCAAGCGTTTCGCGCTCCCGATGCCTACGACATTTACTTTTCCAATAATCTCGATCCAACGAAGCCCAGCCAGACCCTAACACCGGAAGACATCCACTCCCACATGGTGGTGTTCGAGCGGGGCCTCACCTCATGGCTGGGCGTCACGGTGGATGGTTTTCACAACCGGCTCGATCAGGTGATCGAGAATCAGCCTGATGCAAGTGGAAACCCTGATTACGTCAACGCAGGCATTGATCGCGGCAAGGGGGTGGAGCTTGAAGTAGACGCCAAGCGCGCCTCGGGATGGGCAGCGCGCGCCAGTTATACGTTAGCCGACACCCAGGACGGTGTCAGCAAGACTGTGAGCGAAAATTCGCCGCGGCAGCTGGCGAAACTGCATGCGGCCATTCCTGTTTACGGGCGAGCCTTTGCAGGTCTGGAATTGTTGTACACCGATGCCCAGCAGAACTATCAAGGCGTGCGCATTGCATCGTCGCTGCTGACCAACGTCACGGTATCAACGAAGCCCCTGTGGGGCGGCTGGAAATTTTCGGCCAGTTGTTACAACGCCTTCGATCGCCGCTGGGCAACGCCCACGGGCCCGGAAGTGATTCAATCTGCGGTCCCGCAGGACGGGCGAAGCTATCGATTCAAGGTCACCTACACACGCCGGATTGAGCGCGAGCGGAGCAAACATTGA
- a CDS encoding YfiR family protein: MIWILLLAPQAFAQLQDESAVRAAFVFNLTKYVEWPRSSGELVIGFVGESSMGEILKKMLDGKASESRSIRVLASPSEEQLPQCNIVYIAYSSPKKFRPVLEKLREKGVLTVGDDYSFALNGGMVGLVRAGDHIQIMINLEVVQESGLKISSRVLSLAAIVRTSGGG; the protein is encoded by the coding sequence TTGATCTGGATCTTGCTACTGGCGCCGCAGGCTTTTGCGCAATTGCAGGATGAAAGCGCGGTTCGTGCTGCCTTCGTATTCAATCTCACCAAGTATGTCGAATGGCCACGTTCCTCGGGTGAGTTGGTTATCGGATTTGTGGGCGAAAGTAGCATGGGCGAGATTCTTAAGAAGATGCTAGACGGAAAGGCCAGCGAATCGCGCAGCATTCGCGTTCTGGCGTCGCCTTCCGAGGAGCAACTGCCGCAGTGCAACATTGTGTACATAGCTTACTCATCACCCAAGAAATTCCGGCCTGTTCTGGAAAAGCTGCGCGAAAAGGGTGTTCTCACGGTGGGAGACGACTATAGCTTCGCTCTCAATGGCGGAATGGTGGGTCTGGTGAGGGCTGGAGACCATATCCAGATCATGATCAATCTTGAGGTGGTGCAGGAGTCCGGGTTGAAGATCAGCTCACGTGTCTTGAGTCTGGCGGCCATCGTGCGTACCAGCGGAGGAGGGTGA